In Peromyscus leucopus breed LL Stock chromosome 11, UCI_PerLeu_2.1, whole genome shotgun sequence, a genomic segment contains:
- the Hexb gene encoding beta-hexosaminidase subunit beta, translated as MRRSPHLVPGLLLALAALAAQAAQARAQQGPALWPYPRSVQMSPQLLNIAPDKFLFVHGPNSTADPFCSLLQEAFRRYYNYIFGSYKWHHSPVNFGDEPQLQRLQVTITLESQCDSFPNISSDESYSLLVQEPVAFLKANSVWGALHGLETFSNPELQSGLSSPVVPNSSRVCFQDAMAFNKFNVLHWHIVDDQSFPYQSSTFPELSNKGSYSLSHVYTPNDVHTVLEYARFRGIRVIPEFDTPGHTQSWGKGQKGLLTPCYSQRKQTKKVGPINPILNTTYTFFTQFFKEISSVFPDQFIHLGGDEVDFGCWASNPNIQNFMQKKGFDKDFTRLESYYIKKILDIVKSLKKSSIVWQEVFDDKVELQQGTVVEVWKGEEYLEKLKEVTSSGFRAILSAPWYLDVISYGQDWRNYYKVEPLNFGGSELEEKLVIGGEACLWGEYVDSTNFTPRLWPRASAVGERLWSPKTVTDLGDAYKRLAAHRCRMVSRGIAAQPLFTGYCSHEYKTER; from the exons ATGCGACGGTCCCCGCACCTCGTCCCCGGGCTGCTGCTGGCGCTGGCGGCGCTGGCGGCGCAGGCGGCGCAGGCCCGGGCCCAGCAGGGACCGGCGCTGTGGCCGTACCCGCGCTCCGTGCAGATGTCCCCGCAACTGCTGAACATCGCCCCGGACAAGTTCCTCTTCGTCCACGGCCCCAATTCCACCGCGGACCCCTTCTGCTCGCTGCTGCAGGAGGCGTTCCGGAG ATACTACAACTACATTTTTGGTTCCTACAAGTGGCATCATAGCCCTGTTAACTTTGGAGATGAACCCCAGTTACAGCGACTTCAGGTCACAATTACCCTTGAGTCACAGTGTGATTCCTTCCCTAATATATCTTCAGATGAGTCCT ATTCTCTGCTTGTGCAAGAACCAGTGGCTTTCCTCAAGGCCAACAGTGTTTGGGGAGCATTACACG GTTTAGAGACGTTTAGCA ACCCTGAA CTACAATCCGGACTGTCTTCTCCTGTGGTACCTAATTCTTCCCGTGTTTGCTTTCAGGATGCCATGGCTTTTAACAAGTTTAATGTTCTTCACTGGCACATAGTGGACGACCAGTCTTTCCCTTACCAGAGTAGCACTTTTCCTGAGCTAAGCAATAAG GGGAGCTATTCTTTGTCTCATGTGTATACACCAAACGATGTCCATACGGTGCTTGAATATGCCCGGTTCCGAGGGATTCGAGTTATACCAGAATTTGATACCCCTGGACATACACAGTCTTGGGGAAAAG GTCAGAAAGGCCTTCTAACTCCATGTTACAgtcaaagaaagcaaacaaaaaaggtcGGACCTATAAACCCAATTCTAAATACGACTTATACATTCTTTACCcaatttttcaaagaaatcagCAGTGTTTTTCCAGATCAGTTCATTCACTTGGGAGGAGATGAAGTGGATTTTGGATGCTG GGCATCGAATCCAAACATCCAAAATTTCATGCAGAAAAAAGGCTTTGACAAAGATTTTACAAGGCTGGAATCTTATTATATAAAAAA GATTTTGGATATCGTTAAGTCCTTAAAGAAGAGCTCCATTGTTTGGCAAGAGGTTTTTGATGACAAAGTGGAG CTCCAGCAGGGCACCGTGGTTGAAGTGTGGAAGGGTGAAGAGTATTTAGAGAAGCTAAAGGAAGTCACGTCATCCGGCTTCCGGGCGATCCTTTCTGCTCCGTGGTACTTAGACGTCATTAGCTatgggcaagactggagaaactACTACAAAGTGGAGCCTCTTAATTTTGGAG GGTCTGAGTTGGAGGAAAAACTTGTCATTGGTGGAGAAGCTTGCCTATGGGGAGAATATGTGGATAGCACGAACTTTACTCCAAGATTATG gcCTCGGGCAAGCGCTGTTGGTGAGAGACTCTGGAGTCCTAAAACTGTCACTGACCTAGGAGATGCCTACAAGAGACTGGCGGCACACCGCTGCAGAATGGTCAG CCGGGGCATAGCTGCACAACCTCTTTTCACTGGCTATTGTAGCCATGAGTATAAAACGGAAAGGTGA